Within the Bacteroides sp. genome, the region ATGACAAATATGTTGAGTGGGGCCTGATCGGCGAAGAAGAAGCTGAAGGTGGCTGGCTTAATTACCTGAAAGCCGGGCTTTCATACGATACCCGCGACAATGAACCCAATCCCATGAAAGGGGTATGGTCGGAAGTAGTGCTGATGGTAGCTCCTGGATTTATGGTGAGCGGCGAAGAATTTGGCCACGCCAAAGTATCCGTCACCCATCGCCAGTACTTTACTTTGGTTGAGAACGACCTCTCGCTGGCCTACCGACTGGGGGTGCAAAAAACCGTTGCCGGCAATGCCCCCTTTTATGCACAGCCACTGGTGATGACATCTTTCCTGAGAGGCAATACTTCCGAGGGCTTGGGGGGCTCAAAAAGCCTGAGGGGCATTTTGCGAAATCGGATCGTAGGCGATGGCTTTGCCATGGGTAATGTCGAGCTGCGATGGAAATTCGTCCGTTTTGATATAGGGAATACCAATGTTTATCTTGGCCTCAACGGCTTTGTCGATGGGGGTTTGATTATTGATCCCATTGAATTGGACCTCTCATCGGTGCCTGCTGAAGAGCGGCAGATCCATTTCGATGCCGATAAGGATGAACTGCACCTGAGCGCAGGAGCTGGCCTGCGTGTCGCCATTAACCAGAATTTTATCGTTGCCGTCGATTTTGGGAAAGCTTTTGATGAACGCGATGGCAATACCGGTTTTTATATTGGGCTGAATTATTTATTTTAGCATTTAATAAAACCCGGATTTGATTTTTTCAGCATGGAAGAAAGCCCGGAAGAAAAAAGAACAATAACAAAAAGGAAAGGATCGGGATTCAGACGCCTGATCCTTTTCTCCATTATTTCCTTTGCGGTATGCTTTGCCGCAGTCTATTTTCTTACCCGTAACCGAAACCGAAAAATAGCCTTGAAGGAAGGGCAGGAGTTCAACACCGGCTATTTTGAGGGAAACAAGTACACGAACCCTGATCTGGGCTGGCAGATTAACTTCCCCGAAGGGATGACCCTGCTGGATAACGAGCATTTGAAGGACTGGAACCAGTTGCCACAGGTCCCGGGTTTTGCCCCTGACTCCATTGGCGACACCGGTCTATTCCTTGCCCTGGGCGACGCCTTTTCTGTGGTGGCTTATGCCTCCGTAGAAGCACTGTACAGCCGAGTCGTTTTTCAAACCAATGAGCAAATAATAACCCAGACTCAGCAACGCCTCAGACAATCAATCACTGCAAGGAACGCTTATCCCTGCGATTGTGAAGTTTCGGATGTGCTGATTGACCAAGTGCCATTCAAAAGAATGAGCCTCGAATTTATCCATGAAGACCAGGTTCAAAAAAGGCAGGAGGTCTTTTCGGCTGTGACAGGCAATCATTTGCTCCATGTGACGGTCGTGTATTATAATGTCCTCAACGGGGAAAAACTGATTACGGCTATTCAGAATTCTGTTTTTGAAAAGCAGGATGGATCTTCATAATAGCTTTAACCCAGGTATCTGGATCCTTCAAATCCTTTGGGTTTTCTCTTTCCCCCACAGGTAGGTTTTGAATATAATTGGCAAAAAAATTGGGGCATTTGCCAATTACTTTGATAACTTTGGGCTGCCGGAAACAATGCTATTATCCGGCATTTGGCTGTTAAACCGCTCCGTAGTTTGAACCATTTGGCTTTCGGAGTATATTTTTTGAAGTTTCTATGATCCGTGCAGACAATATTCATAAATCCTATGGCAACCTGAAAGTGCTGAAGGGCATTAGCCTTGAGATCAAGGCTGGTGAAATCGTTTCCATTGTTGGGGCTTCCGGTGCTGGCAAAACCACATTGTTGCATATAATCGGAACCCTCGATCCCTTCGACCAGGGTGAGGTAATCGTTAACAATCAAAATATCAAAGGGTTTAACGATCAGAAGCTCTCCGAGTTTCGCAACCGCAACATTGGTTTTGTATTCCAGTTTCATCATTTGTTGCCCGAATTCACCGCCCTTGAGAATGTTTGTATTCCGGCTTTCATTGCCGGCAGGAACAAGGGTGAAGCTGAGAAGCGGGGCCGGGAATTATTGGAGATGCTTGGCCTGGCCGAACGCCTTGACCATAAACCTTCGGAGCTTTCGGGAGGTGAGCAGCAGCGGGTAGCAGTGGCCAGGGCCTTGATTAACAACCCTGCCGTTGTGCTTGCCGATGAACCCAGCGGAAACCTCGACTCCAAATCTTCCGAAGAATTGCACAAATTGGTTTTTTCTCTGCGCGACCGTTTGGGGCAAACGTTTGTGATCGTGACCCACAACAACGAACTGGCCAATATGGCCGATCGCAAACTTACTATCAAGGACGGGATAATCGGCTAAGCTTACAAATCCATTGACCTTTGACCAATTCTTGAACCTCCCTGTGTAAATAAATAATTGTAAATCAATTAGTTATAAAAACACAACAAGCCTTCACAGCAAGATCCTCCTGGATAAGGCTGAATTCAAATTAATAATATTTATTTGTCTGTAAAAATAGCTGTTTGATGATAAAAAAACAGGCTAATATTCCACCATGGTCGTACCATGGTCGTGTAATGCTCTTGTCAGGGTCGTGCATGGCTCTTGTAGACACGACCAAGGTAGGTGGATGGTAGGGGCTTGTTCCAGCCTGGATATTAATGATTTGATTTAGAATGGGATTGATTCAAGGAAGGAATAATTCCCTGGTTACGTGCTGTTAAATGAACGGGATTTACTGATTGATCAAATCCTCAAGCTCATCTTCTGAAATGATCTTCACCCCCAGTTCTTCCGCTTTTTTTCGTTTTTCAGGTCCCATATTTTCGCCTGCTACCAAATAGTTGGTCTTTGAGGATACCGAGCCTGTCACCTTCCCGCCGTGCTTTTCGATGAGGGCCTTGATTTCATCGCGCGAATAGTTTGAAAAGACCCCTGATACGACCAGGGTATTTTCTTCCAGGTTTCCTTTTGCTTGGGTGGGATTCTTTTCCGTTGAAAACTGCAGCCCAGCTTTTTTCAACCGTTCAATGATTTCCACGTGCTCGGGGTCTCTGAAATAATCCAGGATACTATGTGCCATTTTCTCGCCCACCTCATTCACAGCGTTCAGTTCTTCAAAACTGGCATTCATCAAATTATCAATATTCCCAAAGTGCCTGGCCAGCTTGCGGGCCATGGTTTCTCCCAGGAGCCGGATTCCCAGGGCAAACAGTACCCGTTCGAAAGGCACTTTCTTGGAGTTCTCAATGGCGCTCAGGATGTTCCCGACCGTTTTCTCGCGAAAACTGATCTTTTTTGTTTTCTGGGTTAGGGGATCGGTTATGGTTTTCTCCAGTCCCAGCAGCTGGTCATACTTCAGGTCGAAAAGATCGGCAACATTCCGAACCAGATTATAGCTCATAAGGATCTCGATGCGCCCTTGTCCGAGGGTTTCTACATCCATGGCGCGCCGGCTGATAAAGTGTTCAATTTTTCCCAGGAGCTGCGGGGGGCAGTGTTCGCTGTTGGGGCAATAATGTATGGCTTCCCCTTCCATGCGTTCCAATTTGGTTCCACATTCGGGGCAATGGGTGGCGAATTCAATTTTATGTGCATTGGCAGGCCTCACGGCTTCATTGACCCCCACGATTTTCGGAATGATATCGCCGCCTTTCTCTACATATACTTCATCGAGTTTATGCAGGTCGAGTTCCGCCATACGGTCGGCATTGTAAAGCGATGCCCTTTTTACGGTTGTGCCTGCCACGGTCACTGGTTTTAATACGGCCACCGGGGTTACTGCCCCTGTTCGCCCTACCTGGTAAATGACATCGAGCAAGCGAGTGGCTACCCGCTCGGCCTTAAATTTATAGGCGATAGCCCAGCGGGGCGACTTGGCGGTGTAGCCCAATTGCTCTTGCTGGCGGTAGTCATTGACTTTGATCACCACGCCATCGATGTCGAAGGGCAATTCTGGCCGGAGTTGTTCCATGGTCTCGATGAACAAAAACACTTCTTCGAGGTTTTTGCATTTTTTGATGAATTCAGATATTTTGAACCCCCAGTCCTTAAGGACCTGAAGGCTTTCAAAATGAGTAGAAAACACCAGCTTGTCGCTGAAAAGACCATAGATGAAACAATCCAGTCCTCTTTTTGAAACCAGGGCCGAGTTCTGCATTTTCAGGCTTCCTGCGGCTGCATTACGCGGATTGGCAAAGGGTTCTTCTTCATTGATTTCCTTTTCCTTGTTGAGTTTAAGGAAACTCTTATGGGGCAAAAAAACCTCCCCGCGCACTTCAAATTCAGCGGGGATTCCTTCCTTCGCAATGGTGAGAGGTAAGCTGCGTATGGTTTTGATATTGGTGGTCACTTCATCCCCCTGAATCCCATCGCCCCGGGTTACGGCACGAAGCAAGATGCCGTTCTGGTAGGTGATACCAATGGCCACACCATCAAACTTTAACTCACAAACATATTCAAATTCATCGTTAATGATTTTCCTGATCCGGTTGTCAAATTCCTTCAGTTCTTCCTTGCTGTAGGTATTGCCCAGTGACATCATAGGATATTTATGCCGCACCACCGGGAACTTTTTGGTGACTGCACCGCCAACCCGCTGACTGGGGGAGTTAGGGTCGATCAATTCGG harbors:
- a CDS encoding ABC transporter ATP-binding protein — protein: MIRADNIHKSYGNLKVLKGISLEIKAGEIVSIVGASGAGKTTLLHIIGTLDPFDQGEVIVNNQNIKGFNDQKLSEFRNRNIGFVFQFHHLLPEFTALENVCIPAFIAGRNKGEAEKRGRELLEMLGLAERLDHKPSELSGGEQQRVAVARALINNPAVVLADEPSGNLDSKSSEELHKLVFSLRDRLGQTFVIVTHNNELANMADRKLTIKDGIIG
- a CDS encoding BamA/TamA family outer membrane protein, whose product is MRKKNTAASMLLLSLFLCFVLLTGFKGIAQSGETQPDTPVKTGWKLGGVLPTITFDSDLGFQYGALVNLFNYGDGSRFPRYDHSLYFEVSRFTKGSGYNRFFYDSDQLIKGIRTTFDLSYITDPLMSFYGFNGYESAYHPGFVDDEDEDNYISRAFYAHDRKMFRTKIDLQGRLSGENLRWVSGFEAYNFSAGSVDLEKLNKGKDEEDLLPDVPSLYDKYVEWGLIGEEEAEGGWLNYLKAGLSYDTRDNEPNPMKGVWSEVVLMVAPGFMVSGEEFGHAKVSVTHRQYFTLVENDLSLAYRLGVQKTVAGNAPFYAQPLVMTSFLRGNTSEGLGGSKSLRGILRNRIVGDGFAMGNVELRWKFVRFDIGNTNVYLGLNGFVDGGLIIDPIELDLSSVPAEERQIHFDADKDELHLSAGAGLRVAINQNFIVAVDFGKAFDERDGNTGFYIGLNYLF
- the ligA gene encoding NAD-dependent DNA ligase LigA — encoded protein: MNLQQARERVSELTSLLNDHNYRYYVQAQPSISDYEYDMLMEELIKLETSFPELIDPNSPSQRVGGAVTKKFPVVRHKYPMMSLGNTYSKEELKEFDNRIRKIINDEFEYVCELKFDGVAIGITYQNGILLRAVTRGDGIQGDEVTTNIKTIRSLPLTIAKEGIPAEFEVRGEVFLPHKSFLKLNKEKEINEEEPFANPRNAAAGSLKMQNSALVSKRGLDCFIYGLFSDKLVFSTHFESLQVLKDWGFKISEFIKKCKNLEEVFLFIETMEQLRPELPFDIDGVVIKVNDYRQQEQLGYTAKSPRWAIAYKFKAERVATRLLDVIYQVGRTGAVTPVAVLKPVTVAGTTVKRASLYNADRMAELDLHKLDEVYVEKGGDIIPKIVGVNEAVRPANAHKIEFATHCPECGTKLERMEGEAIHYCPNSEHCPPQLLGKIEHFISRRAMDVETLGQGRIEILMSYNLVRNVADLFDLKYDQLLGLEKTITDPLTQKTKKISFREKTVGNILSAIENSKKVPFERVLFALGIRLLGETMARKLARHFGNIDNLMNASFEELNAVNEVGEKMAHSILDYFRDPEHVEIIERLKKAGLQFSTEKNPTQAKGNLEENTLVVSGVFSNYSRDEIKALIEKHGGKVTGSVSSKTNYLVAGENMGPEKRKKAEELGVKIISEDELEDLINQ